In Parasedimentitalea marina, the following are encoded in one genomic region:
- the tssA gene encoding type VI secretion system protein TssA has product MDPAVLLQSKGDDAPSGDDLEYDPTFTDMELAGQPGEEVVLGDNTTEASDPDYREVQKNALVILEQSHDLRAAVFLADAILYSEGLTGFADVTTYIRGCLEQYWDTCHPELDEDDGDPTMRINKVQDLCGQPEDMAGPSPVYRSLRRAALSNSRGFGRFSLRDIEAAEGVIPAPSDMDTVPDTATVSAAFQDSDKEELEARVEAIETSATNVAAISAVFDEQTPGQGPDLQPLVKLLRQMAKRMRDYASMAPAGAGDEPADEETDGEASVMATSVGGSVGGINSPSDVANALDRIIGYYQRSEPSSPLPILLERAKRLVGADFMTIVNDMAPQGMSNVNLIGGIDDDD; this is encoded by the coding sequence ATGGACCCAGCTGTGTTGTTGCAGTCCAAAGGGGACGATGCCCCTAGTGGCGACGATTTGGAATATGATCCAACGTTTACCGACATGGAACTGGCTGGACAGCCGGGTGAAGAAGTGGTGCTGGGCGATAACACCACCGAGGCCTCAGATCCTGATTATCGCGAAGTTCAGAAAAATGCTTTGGTTATTCTTGAGCAGAGCCACGATCTGCGGGCGGCTGTGTTTCTGGCAGATGCCATCCTGTATTCCGAAGGTCTGACCGGGTTTGCGGATGTGACCACATATATTCGGGGCTGCCTGGAACAATACTGGGATACCTGTCATCCCGAGCTGGATGAAGACGACGGCGATCCAACCATGCGGATCAACAAGGTGCAGGATTTATGTGGCCAGCCCGAAGATATGGCAGGCCCGTCGCCGGTGTACCGCTCGTTGCGGCGTGCGGCGCTAAGCAACAGTCGCGGGTTCGGGCGGTTCTCACTGCGCGATATCGAAGCGGCCGAGGGGGTGATCCCTGCGCCCAGCGATATGGATACTGTGCCCGACACAGCCACCGTCAGTGCGGCCTTTCAGGACAGTGACAAAGAAGAGCTGGAGGCGCGCGTTGAGGCCATCGAAACCTCGGCAACAAATGTCGCGGCGATCTCAGCTGTGTTTGATGAGCAGACGCCGGGGCAGGGGCCTGATTTGCAACCTCTGGTCAAACTGCTGCGACAGATGGCCAAGCGGATGCGCGATTATGCCAGTATGGCGCCGGCAGGGGCCGGAGATGAACCCGCGGACGAAGAGACCGATGGTGAGGCGTCGGTCATGGCAACCTCTGTCGGCGGCAGCGTCGGCGGGATCAATTCTCCTTCGGATGTGGCCAATGCGCTGGATCGGATTATCGGGTATTATCAACGCTCAGAACCATCGAGCCCGCTGCCCATCTTGTTGGAGCGCGCCAAGCGACTGGTCGGAGCGGACTTCATGACCATCGTTAACGATATGGCACCGCAGGGTATGAGCAATGTCAATTTAATCGGGGGCATTGACGACGACGACTAA
- a CDS encoding MotA/TolQ/ExbB proton channel family protein, which yields MTAIWEMLITGGPVIMLLAVMSVFSLSLIGVKLAQLWRVRSGEERRDRALEFWQAGEPQKAISAMSDGRAPADRVMSYAMQALTEGLSGPRLEGELMRRGNAEVMQMNSLIRLLELIAMVSPLLGLLGTVLGMIQSFQELELAQGAANASVLAGGIWQALLTTAAGLLVAIPAAIAAGLYAARIDGAAQQIESAVGRLLLVNETR from the coding sequence ATGACAGCCATCTGGGAAATGCTGATCACCGGCGGTCCGGTGATTATGTTGCTGGCGGTGATGTCCGTCTTTTCACTGTCTCTGATCGGGGTCAAACTGGCGCAGTTATGGCGGGTGCGATCCGGTGAGGAGCGCCGCGATCGGGCCTTGGAGTTCTGGCAGGCAGGCGAGCCGCAAAAGGCAATATCGGCGATGTCTGATGGCCGAGCACCTGCGGACCGGGTGATGAGTTACGCCATGCAGGCCCTGACCGAGGGTCTGAGTGGTCCCCGGCTAGAGGGAGAGCTGATGCGCCGTGGCAACGCCGAAGTCATGCAGATGAACAGCCTGATCCGGCTGCTGGAACTGATCGCGATGGTATCGCCCTTGCTGGGATTGCTGGGCACGGTGCTGGGGATGATCCAATCGTTCCAGGAGTTGGAACTGGCACAGGGCGCGGCCAATGCATCGGTGCTGGCAGGTGGTATCTGGCAGGCGTTGCTGACCACCGCAGCTGGGTTACTGGTGGCCATTCCGGCTGCCATCGCCGCTGGTCTGTATGCCGCCCGTATCGATGGTGCCGCGCAACAGATCGAAAGCGCCGTTGGCCGGTTGTTGCTGGTCAATGAAACCCGTTAG
- a CDS encoding ExbD/TolR family protein, with product MKLTRPKRATQSETIVALIDVVFFLLVFFMLIGRMDATAPFEVRPPVAQTGRDMPAGGITLAIAADGALALDGDDISVADLDAALSAELERQPALRLRINAHRTAELRHVLPYVTRAEALGLRDVVLVVTPERDE from the coding sequence ATGAAACTAACCCGCCCCAAGCGCGCCACACAGTCGGAAACCATCGTGGCACTGATCGACGTGGTGTTTTTCCTGCTGGTGTTCTTCATGCTGATCGGACGCATGGATGCCACCGCCCCGTTTGAGGTCCGCCCCCCCGTTGCCCAAACCGGGCGCGACATGCCCGCCGGCGGGATCACGCTGGCCATAGCCGCCGATGGCGCCCTGGCACTGGACGGCGATGACATCAGTGTCGCGGATCTGGATGCGGCACTGTCTGCCGAATTGGAACGCCAGCCCGCGTTGCGCCTGCGCATCAACGCTCATCGCACCGCCGAATTGCGCCATGTTCTGCCCTATGTCACACGCGCCGAGGCCCTAGGCCTGCGCGATGTGGTGCTGGTGGTCACGCCTGAGCGCGACGAATGA
- a CDS encoding ExbD/TolR family protein: MNLRRHAQSGPLISLVPMIDVMLILLVFFMVTSTYLNLDMIPAVRPSEDGTVQASSAPEATLMIRIGADGAMVLQGIALDPTALGQRLTLELAEEPLMQVLILPSGAAPTQSLISVMDAATLAGVQRLRVLRLEARP, encoded by the coding sequence ATGAACCTCAGGCGGCACGCCCAGTCCGGCCCGCTTATCTCGCTGGTGCCGATGATCGACGTGATGTTGATCCTGTTGGTGTTCTTCATGGTCACGTCGACCTATCTGAACCTTGACATGATCCCCGCAGTGCGCCCCTCCGAGGATGGCACGGTGCAGGCCTCATCAGCGCCTGAGGCAACCCTGATGATCCGCATTGGGGCCGATGGCGCGATGGTCTTGCAGGGTATCGCGCTTGATCCGACCGCTTTGGGTCAGCGTCTGACCCTGGAACTGGCCGAAGAGCCGCTGATGCAGGTCTTGATCCTGCCCTCGGGTGCGGCGCCAACCCAATCGCTGATTTCGGTGATGGACGCCGCCACTCTGGCTGGGGTGCAGCGCCTGCGGGTGCTGCGGCTTGAGGCGCGACCATGA